The window TTTTAACTGTTTTAGTCGGCGGGTTAAGTGTTGCAGCAGGCCTAGCCTTATCTGGTACTTTGCAAAACTTTGCAAGTGGTGTGCTCATTCTAATTTTAAGGCCTTTTATTGTTGGTGATAATATTGTTGCTCAAGGTCAGGAAGGAACAGTTTCCTCAATACAAATATTTTATACCATCGTAAAAACTTTTGATAATAGAACGGTGGTAATTCCAAATAGTAAATTATCGAATGAAGTTATTATCAATATCAGCCGTGAGGGCAGTCGAAGATTGGATATAGAAATAAAACTTAGTTACAGCATTGATTATGAGTTAATTGTTCAAACCTTTAATCAGACTGTTGATGGCTTTATTGGCTGCTTAGATTCACCACAAAAAAGAATCGGCATATCATCATTAGATGATAATGGATATAAGGTTTTATTAAACGTTTGGGTGAAGGCACATGGATTTACAGATACAAAACTATCTTTCCAAAAGGAATTAATGCAAAATTTAAAAATAAATGGAGTAAAGTTGCCCGGAATGTAACCGCTGCTTTTATTTTTTTAATAGCACATAAATTTTGTCCATCAACTCATCAATATTAAATGGTTTAGCCATAAAATCATCTGCAGACAGACCATCAAGAGTGTAGTTGGTAGCGTTATACCTGGCGGAAATCATTAACACAGGAATATGTTTTGTTGATGGCGTGCTTTTAAGGTCTTTTAGAAGTACCCTTCCGTCAATATCAGGTAGCATAATATCCATGATAATTACATCCGGACTAAAATTTTGAACATGATTTATTAAATCTGCACCTTTGCTTAAACCGTCTACGGTGAAAGCTTCACTTTCTAAAATAAGTGTTATAACATCTAAAATAGCATGGTTATCTTCAACAACCAAAATGTTTTTCTTTGCCAAGCGTTAATTATTTTAATTTAAAACAAAGATATAATAAATAATAAATTCAAAAACCTAATATAACAAAATAGAAATTGTTCTAAAATTTTGTTAATATTTGTTATCTAACATATCTCATTATACAATACCATAATATGAATGAATTTTCTGTTGATTTAACCAACTGCGATAAAGAGCCGATACATATTCCAGGTAAAATACAATCGCATGGGTTTCTACTTGCGGTTGATAAAACAAGTTTGAATATCAACTATGTAAGTGAAAATATTTTAACGTTCTTAAATGAATCTGCACCATATTTTTTAAATAAGTCGATTTCAGTTATCGATTCTTTTTTAACCTATCAGGAGCCAGACTTAAATTTATTTGATCTTTTAAAACTCGGCATAATCAGTAAAAATTTCGATTTGATAAGCCCTCATCCATTAGAAATTAATGGAGTTTCATTTTATCTAATCATTTCCTTATCCGATAAAAATTTATTAATTGAATTTGAACATGTTACCCTCCAGTATGATATTCAGAATTCTATAGGTCGTTCGGCTTCTATTATGTTGCAAGGGAAAAACGTTTCTACCCTTGTGCAAGGTGCGGCTATAGAGGTCAAAAACCTGATCAATTATGATAGGGTAATGATTTATAAGTTTTTAGAAGATGGAAGTGGGGAAGTTATTGCTGAAGAGAAAAATGACGATCTCGAGCCTTTTTTCGGACTACATTATCCTGCCTCGGATATTCCTAAACAAGCTCGAGAACTATACAAATTAAATTTAACCCGTTTAATAGCTGATGTTGATGTTGAAGCTTCTTCCATCATTACCTTTAATACCGATCAAGCATTAGATTTGACAAATGGATCACTAAGAGCAGTTTCTCCGATTCATATTCAATACTTGAAAAATATGGGGGTATGTTCGAGTTTCAGCATCTCACTAATATCAAATGGCGAACTTTGGGGACTAATCGCTTGCCATAACTACACGCAAAAATTTATTGATTATAAGGCCAGAGAAGGTTCAAAACTTATCGGACAAATTTTATCTTCCGCATTAGAATATCGCCAGGAAGAAGAAAATTCGGAAGTTGTTGAGCAGTTTAAAGAAACAGCAGTTTTTTTAGCGGAGCACCTTAATCGTGATAAATACCTAATTGAAGCGTTAACAGGATATAAACGTTCTGTTCTAGATGTTACAAATGGTACTGGTGTAGCAATAGTTTTCGAAAATAGTTTAAAAACTTTGGGTATTGTTCCTGATGATGCTGATATTTTGGAACTCGTTGAATGGTTAAAAGTATCAAACGATGAGTCTATTTATTTCACACATCGATTACCTGAGATTTATACTCCATCACAGCACTATAAGGAAATTGCCTCAGGAATTTTATCATGTACTTTAAGTAAAGAACTTGGAGAAATGATTATTTGGTTCAAACCTGAGCGAATTACAACAGTTAAATGGGCTGGAAATCCTGAAAAACCAGTAAGCAAGTCAGAAGACGGCTTATTAAATTTATCTCCTCGAAAATCGTTTGAAACATGGTCTGAAACTGTTAACAACACTTCGGAAAAATGGAAGGCTGAAGAGATTTCATCCGTAATCAGAATCCGGGAAATTAT is drawn from Pedobacter mucosus and contains these coding sequences:
- a CDS encoding mechanosensitive ion channel family protein, producing MILEAININHYYDKTLDWLLLKGPSVFFGLLLLFIGLWVIKLFAKWMQNSMHKNDVNPSLRPFLSSLIIIVLRILLVLTVMQIIGIQLTFLTVLVGGLSVAAGLALSGTLQNFASGVLILILRPFIVGDNIVAQGQEGTVSSIQIFYTIVKTFDNRTVVIPNSKLSNEVIINISREGSRRLDIEIKLSYSIDYELIVQTFNQTVDGFIGCLDSPQKRIGISSLDDNGYKVLLNVWVKAHGFTDTKLSFQKELMQNLKINGVKLPGM
- a CDS encoding response regulator transcription factor, which gives rise to MAKKNILVVEDNHAILDVITLILESEAFTVDGLSKGADLINHVQNFSPDVIIMDIMLPDIDGRVLLKDLKSTPSTKHIPVLMISARYNATNYTLDGLSADDFMAKPFNIDELMDKIYVLLKK
- a CDS encoding ATP-binding protein, with amino-acid sequence MNEFSVDLTNCDKEPIHIPGKIQSHGFLLAVDKTSLNINYVSENILTFLNESAPYFLNKSISVIDSFLTYQEPDLNLFDLLKLGIISKNFDLISPHPLEINGVSFYLIISLSDKNLLIEFEHVTLQYDIQNSIGRSASIMLQGKNVSTLVQGAAIEVKNLINYDRVMIYKFLEDGSGEVIAEEKNDDLEPFFGLHYPASDIPKQARELYKLNLTRLIADVDVEASSIITFNTDQALDLTNGSLRAVSPIHIQYLKNMGVCSSFSISLISNGELWGLIACHNYTQKFIDYKAREGSKLIGQILSSALEYRQEEENSEVVEQFKETAVFLAEHLNRDKYLIEALTGYKRSVLDVTNGTGVAIVFENSLKTLGIVPDDADILELVEWLKVSNDESIYFTHRLPEIYTPSQHYKEIASGILSCTLSKELGEMIIWFKPERITTVKWAGNPEKPVSKSEDGLLNLSPRKSFETWSETVNNTSEKWKAEEISSVIRIREIILTDVNKKANEIRLLNGKLESAYEELDTFSYTISHDLRTPLTSIKTYSELMLKNKSIDETGRKMLDRILTSADKMNLLIKEILNLARVGRLDIKNDTIDMQTLIQEIKAEVWSAFKADNTELILGHLPNLKGDRTMIAQVFSNLISNAVKYSSMVKKPVIEISASINGGEIVYSIKDNGMGIDNRYYDRVFELFKRMDNVKDIDGTGVGLAIVKRIIERHNGRVWFESKLNAGTTFYVAIKNR